Below is a genomic region from Neisseria arctica.
ACCGGACGGCTATTGGCATGAAACTGCACGTATTATGAAAAGCAGGCCGTCTGAAACGATATAGCCGTTTTTTATTGTGAGAATATATTTTATTTCCGCATTGTGATAAACTTGCAATTTAAATTTTTGCCCCTTTGTGGGCGCTTACGGAACAGCATCAACGGGCACAATGCCGGTTGTATTGATTAACCCAGTATAATTAAGGGCTTATAATGAGCGTAACTGTAGAAACGTTAGAAAACTTGGAGCGCAAAGTCGTATTGTCTTTACCTTGGAGCAGCATTAATGCCGAAACCGACAAACGCCTGAAACAAACACAGCGCCGTGTAAAAATCGATGGTTTCCGTCCGGGCAAAGCACCATTGAAAATGGTTGAGTCTATGTACGGTGCCAGCGTACAAAACGACGTAATGAACGAACAGGTGCAACAGGCTTTCTACAACGTAGCAGTAAGCGAAAATCTGAAAGTGGCCGGTATGCCCCGTTTTGAAGGCGTGGAAGAGCAAGATGACAAAGAAGCTTTCAAAGTTGCCGCTATTTTTGAAGTATTCCCTGAGGTGGTTGTAGGTGATTTGGCTGCTCAGGAAATTGAAAAAGTAACCGCCCAAGTGGGTGATGCGGAAGTTGATAAAACTATCGATATTTTGCGCAAACAGCGTACCCGTTTCAACCATGTAGCGCGAGAAGCCCAAAACGGCGATCGTGTAATTATTGATTTTGAAGGTAAAATCGACGGCGTACCATTTGAAGGCGGTACTTCCAAAAACTATCCTTTCGTATTGGGTAACGGTCAAATGCTGCCTGAATTCGAAGCCGGTGTAGTAGGTTTGAAAGAAGGCGAAAGCAAAGATGTGGAAGTAAACTTCCCAGAAGATTATCACGGTAAAGACGTAGCAGGTAAAACCGCCGTATTTACTATCAAACTGACCAACGTATCAGAGCCTGTATTGCCTGAAGTAGATGAGCAGTTTGCCAAAGCATTGGGCATCGCGGACGGCGATGTAACTAAAATGCGCGAAGAGGTGAAGAAAAACGTAGAGCGCGAAGTGAAACGCCGTACTCAAGACCAAACCAAAGAGGCGGTGATGGAAGCTTTGCTGAAGTCTACCGAAATCCAGCTGCCCAAAGTATTGGTAGACGAAGAAGCCGCACGTTTGGCTGCGGAAATGAAGCAAAACTTCGTTAACCAAGGTATGGCTGATGCTGCCAATTTGGATCTGCCTGCCGATATGTTTAAAGAGCAGGCAGAGCGCCGTGTAGCTTTGGGTTTGATTCTTGCCAAAGTGGTAGAGGAAAACAAGCTGGAGCCTACTGAAGAGCAAATTAAGGCTGTTGTTACCGATTTTGCGGAAAGCTACGAAGATCCTCAAGAGGTTATTGATTGGTATTTCGCCGACCAACAACGTTTGCAAGGCCCGACTTCTTTGGCAGTGGAAGCCAATGTTGTAGATTTCGTATTGACTAAGGCTAAAGTTACCGAACGTGCTTTGTCGTTTGACGAAGTAA
It encodes:
- the tig gene encoding trigger factor, coding for MSVTVETLENLERKVVLSLPWSSINAETDKRLKQTQRRVKIDGFRPGKAPLKMVESMYGASVQNDVMNEQVQQAFYNVAVSENLKVAGMPRFEGVEEQDDKEAFKVAAIFEVFPEVVVGDLAAQEIEKVTAQVGDAEVDKTIDILRKQRTRFNHVAREAQNGDRVIIDFEGKIDGVPFEGGTSKNYPFVLGNGQMLPEFEAGVVGLKEGESKDVEVNFPEDYHGKDVAGKTAVFTIKLTNVSEPVLPEVDEQFAKALGIADGDVTKMREEVKKNVEREVKRRTQDQTKEAVMEALLKSTEIQLPKVLVDEEAARLAAEMKQNFVNQGMADAANLDLPADMFKEQAERRVALGLILAKVVEENKLEPTEEQIKAVVTDFAESYEDPQEVIDWYFADQQRLQGPTSLAVEANVVDFVLTKAKVTERALSFDEVMGAQA